From one bacterium Scap17 genomic stretch:
- a CDS encoding mechanosensitive ion channel has translation MDTSQLFEIGLQWGGTLLSALAVLVFGMWVAKRLTQWATSLLHRKSMDEAAAGFVGQIAYAILVVMVLLTALDQLGVDTTSMIAALGAAGLAIGLALQSSLSNLASGFLLVTLRPFKKGDYVEAAGTAGSVDQITMLQTRLVTPDNRKVTVPNSSVMSNTITNYSALPTRRLDLVVGVSYDDDIRQVKAVLEELVAGDERIMKEPSHLIAVSELADSSVNFNFRMWCKASDYWALKWDMTERIKLTFDERGISIPYPQRDVHFHQASTPAE, from the coding sequence TCGGCATGTGGGTCGCCAAGCGTCTGACCCAGTGGGCGACCTCGCTGCTGCACCGCAAGAGCATGGACGAGGCAGCGGCCGGTTTCGTCGGTCAGATCGCCTACGCCATCCTGGTGGTCATGGTGCTGCTGACCGCCCTGGACCAGCTCGGTGTCGATACCACCTCGATGATCGCCGCGCTGGGTGCGGCGGGTCTGGCGATCGGTCTGGCGCTGCAGAGCTCGCTGTCCAATCTGGCTTCGGGCTTCCTGCTGGTCACGCTGCGTCCGTTCAAGAAGGGCGATTACGTCGAAGCCGCCGGTACCGCCGGCAGCGTCGATCAGATCACCATGCTGCAGACCCGTCTGGTGACGCCGGACAACCGCAAGGTCACCGTGCCGAACTCCAGCGTCATGTCCAACACCATCACCAACTACTCGGCGCTGCCGACGCGTCGTCTGGACCTGGTCGTCGGTGTCAGCTACGACGACGACATCCGTCAGGTCAAGGCGGTGCTCGAGGAGCTGGTCGCCGGTGACGAGCGCATCATGAAGGAGCCATCTCACCTGATCGCCGTGTCGGAGCTGGCCGACAGCTCGGTCAACTTCAACTTCCGCATGTGGTGCAAGGCCTCCGACTACTGGGCGCTGAAGTGGGACATGACCGAACGCATCAAGCTGACCTTCGATGAGCGCGGCATCAGCATTCCCTACCCGCAGCGCGATGTGCACTTCCATCAGGCCAGCACGCCGGCCGAGTAA